AGTAGAGAAGTGTATGCGATGCAGGCACTGTTGCACACGGCAACCAAACATGCCCTATAAAGCCTAATTTGGATGTAAAACAGGTGATAGCGGTTGGGGCTTGgtacttagagcaactccaatgggcgacccatttcgtctgcggccgtccgtttgggtcggcacaGACAAAAAagccggcccaacgcgccgacccaaacggacgcgcgtccgctttcgtccgcctgccgacccattccTGATCCATTTTTGAgcctgatttgcgtcggcgcggatacAACGGGCGCGCGCGCTCGTCCTTTTTTCTCAccgggcccgctggtcggtggcacattggatTCACACCCTCGCTCGCCTGCTACGTCGCCGACGTCGCCGGCCATTTTTTCAGATAAAAATGGATACATAGATAATTCTAGCATACACAGATAAAAAGAAAAGACCACCACTCGTCGATTTCTgactccgactcggtaatgtcctTCTCCGATGTCTGAATGTAGGCGCCAGCATACGCCTCGTCTTCAAAGTCCCAACCCGCCGTTTCTCGTAGCTTCAGTTTCAATTGAGTTGCCTGCTTCCGCGAacgcttgtcctcccgataggcggctcgctccctcctcctcgcgtcccTCTCCGATCTCAATTGCTTAGAACTGGCGCTCATCGACAATGTCCTGCGGGAAGCCTCTGCGCCACACCATCAAGGCTTCCACGTCCTTCTCTACGATGGCGAGGCGATGCTGCCGCCTCCGGTGGACACGatgatcctcgtcggtgaaaagccgcgggagaggcgccagatcctgcgcccgctggctcgacacgttggcaaaattcatgccccgacgaggcctcaggaggcgccacgccgccgcgtcgtgcgcgcgggccgcctcctctgcggtgtcgaaggtgccgaggacgagacgtttctcgcgaaaccagatctcagcggagaaggcgccggagcggcgctcgcggactccgcAAAAATCCGAAGCACGCAGGCGGCGGatcgacatggtggcgcagaggCTGCGAGAGTGGGCGGCCGACAGAGTGTGGAGGGAGCGCCTTCTTTATAGCGAGCGCCGGCCGCGGCgcgcgcgcgaacctttcccgcgcgcTAGGCCGCTTTCCCCcgcgcgcgaacctttcccgcgcgcTGGAGTGCCAAAATCAGGACGACGGCACGATGTTAAACGCACGCGGTCATGAAAATAGGTCGGCCCGTTGGGTGCACTGCCGACCCAAAACTAAAAGAGGGCGGACGAAGGGCGGCCGGCCGATCCAAACGGATAAAAAGCGGACAAAAACGTCGTTCGTTTGAGTCGGCCTGTTAGAGTTGCGCCGTGAGCTCACCCATGATGGATCACCGTCACCTCCCTCGAGATGGCCTATTTCGGTCCTGGCAATTGCAAATAATTTTCATTAAGCCAACTTAAAAATCCATGGTGTACAGGAACATAAATGAAGCCAACCGAAACCCAAGCTTGTGAAGCTAAGACTAGTCACATTGGatagtaacttagagtagtaacatgcgtaTGTTACTActttatgttactacctccacagtgggtagtaacatatatgttgtgtcatgcatcacttcatttattaggttatagactcatctttccttaatatgtgtgatgttacactaACTAGTTATGTTATCACATTCCTCTTTTTTTCATTAATTACAagtcacatcatctattttgcctagataagtgtgatgttaccatttatgttactcccactgtggatagtctAAACGTGGATGCCTCTTATCATATGGATGTGTGTGCAGGAGCCATTGCAGCTGTTCTTAGAGACAGTAATGATAATTTTTTGGCGGCATAATATCGGTTTATACCTTACACAACATATGTTGATTTTTTGACTGCATTAGCTCAATCAGACTCACTTGAGATAAGTATGCAAAGTGGAATAGCAACCAAACGCGCGTCGTCAGCCACACGGGCCCGGCTTCTGTTCGTGTGGGGAGAGCTTCCAGCGTCTCGTGATGGGGGCACAAGACGAGGGTagccggcggccgccgccgccagggcccgcCCCTGGCCAGTCCGCCGCAACCGCGGGCACGGCGCCGCCGCCCATCACCCCAGCCCAGTTCCTCTCCTGGAAGCAGCGGAAGGTCGATCTGCCTCTTTTCTTTCCCTATCTAAGAAGTTCCTTTACCAGTCCCCATCGATTTTTGACTGAGCTTTCCTGTGATTTCTTCTCCGTCCAGCGGCTAGCTAAATGCGCTGTGATCTCATGGTGGTTTCCCTTGGCTAGACCATGGAAATCACTCGTGATTTGTGGGCTTCTCTCTGGATGCACGCCCGTATGTGCGATTATGTGCCTTTTGTTCGTTTGGGTGCCATGTGTAGTATGTTTTAGAATTGGAATAATGGTTTGTGAGTTCTGTGTTTGATTGCCGTCAGCAGGGCTTGTACACTACACGAACAGGGGAGAATAAAGATAACGAATACAATCACATCATGAATCGCCCATGTGAGAGGCATCTCGTATGATGCAAGCGGCTTTATGTAGGGTTTCGATGACCTATTCTCTGTCAGTTGGAGATAGTTACTCCATTTAATCCCAAAGATTCCAAAGGTGCCGTCAATATGGATTCCTTTAAAAATATAAATGTAGACCATTGGCCAACATAGACAATAAAATTTTGATACCACTAGATCCATAATCAAATATAAATTATTTTTTGCGAATCAATCAAATATAAATTACTAATACGTAATTTATTGTATTCGATGGAATTGACAATTGATGGTCAAAATGTCACATTGAAAACAATGTCAATGTCCCAACTACCTTGCATTTGGGATCATGAGTATATGTGCAACTACCTACTGAGCACTGTGTCTACTTATTTCAGATGCAACACTGTGAATGGCCGCAGCCAGAGTGATGATACACCTATTTTATTTAAGCACTATGTCAGCACATTACTTTGCTAAACGTCTCTCCAAGAACatgattgtacatgcccttagatgATAATACTTTTCTTCATCATCTCGAATAGACTTACTTGAGTGGTTAACTGCAACTTTGTGAACTTTTTAGTGTCTATGGACAACGGATATCAGATTCTTGTGGGTAATATGTTTCCCTTTTCTTGTATATGTTCTAGGCTATTTTTCGGACGAATGATGCCACACTTTTTTTATTCTGGTCCCTGGGAGCCTCCTGAGATACACATGCTGTTTTTGTTAAATTCTAGATTACCTCTTACCTTGTCCATGGTCTGGGTAATTGCCATGGATGTGTTGTGTTTCTGCCTTTGAATTGTTTATCTTTTTAATTCTTAGAGAGCACCTGTTCTCTAATTGTGTGGTTGTACAGGTCCAGTTTTCATGCATAGTTTACTCATAAAGTTACACCTGCTATTCAGGATAGGCAGAACTGCATTGCTTGAGCATTTTATTTTGCTTTCAATGTTCTGCAATCTGGTTATTAAGAGAGGTTAGAGAGTTTCAATATTTATAATCTGTTCTTGGAGAGATAATTCAACCttttgttctttatatcgttttttttgcaaaacgcaACCTGTAATGATTGGTTcctttttgtttttatgttggtggAAACTTTGAGCTTATTTTGGATGTTGCTTGCTCAACAAAAACAAGCTGCGCTTTTATATACTTTTGTCCTATTTGAATATGAGATTTAGTAACGCAAACTGTGTCTTATAGAAGTTTGATAGTTGCATGCTATTCCAAATGCCAAAGATCATGCAAAACGGTTGTTGCTAGAATCTAAATGACGTGTGATGTGTGGTTACCATAGTTTCACCTTATTGTTTTTGGTTATAACTATTGCTGCATAACTCTTTAAAAGAATGTGCCGTGAATGTTTTTGATCATTACATGTGGGTATTCATGTGAAATTAAAATAATGACATTGTTGAACATAAGCCAACATTTGTGTTCTCCTTTGTTTTTACCAGATCAATTCTGACTTTCTGAGTTCCCTTTCTGGACACGTGCTCTTTGGATAACAAAGCACATGTTGCAATCTGACTGAATAACATGGGAGGGCCCATGTGTGATGTTAAGTCATGATAGTCTGATTTATATCTTGAAAACAGGATGGTCTGTCTAATCCATCTTTATAAATGGTCGGTTGTTACAGTAAATTGTGTTTTGGACTGTCACTAAGCTATTTTGCATGCTGCAATTTGCTCAAAACATCAAGCTGTGAGCCTGGGATTTATATGGAATCTGTATACTTGGTTATTTTTTGTTTTCTGATTTCAATGGCAAGAACTGTTTCCTTTTGTGTCCTGAATAAGACTAACATTGATCTAATAACATCTTTGTTTGGTCTGAACTTCAGGATGCAGAAGAAGCTGCAGAGAAAGCTGAAGCAGCTCAGAAGCGAGCCGCGGATATAGCTTCAGGTGCAGTGCAAATGAATGGCCGAGAGCTGTTCCAGCATGAACCCTGGGTGTTTGACAACAACATTTACTGAGACGACCAAATCCTGCAGAAACACAGAGCATATGTGTATGCCATGTTCACTGTCAGAATCCCACACCATAAGAGTTTGTACAAGCCATTTGAGCTCTGTTTTATGGAACCCGTACATTGTTTTGCTACTGATAAATGGGAACAAAGACAGTTCTCTACAATTTTTTTTCGTACTTTTCACATTTCAGAGCATCCAGATTTCGTGGAATGCTGAATATAGTGCATCATCCCGTTATAGCTCTTTCTCTCCCTTAAGGGCTTGCGGCTATGATTACTTTCTCGGTGCCTCGATATAACTGCATATGGTAGCTGTTGGCAGTAAAAAGAATAATCATTACTACAAATTACTCTTATTTCCCTTTTCCTAGTACCAAACAGCCAGTTA
The sequence above is a segment of the Triticum dicoccoides isolate Atlit2015 ecotype Zavitan chromosome 1A, WEW_v2.0, whole genome shotgun sequence genome. Coding sequences within it:
- the LOC119273018 gene encoding zinc finger CCCH domain-containing protein 15 homolog, with product MGAQDEGSRRPPPPGPAPGQSAATAGTAPPPITPAQFLSWKQRKDAEEAAEKAEAAQKRAADIASGAVQMNGRELFQHEPWVFDNNIY